Proteins encoded together in one Myxocyprinus asiaticus isolate MX2 ecotype Aquarium Trade chromosome 21, UBuf_Myxa_2, whole genome shotgun sequence window:
- the LOC127412031 gene encoding uncharacterized protein LOC127412031 has product MLILLEKVSMDSDTPLLLTDMPIAVNLKKKQDKDLNTVSSKTSSAAQPGPLDIDVPTVSAETVPPIPALNMPPTTDLSVPQKTALDYSVTFKPWEKEWNPVQDKLLTYVLDTGRPGVEIIVKEGPLCITREEFWSLGLLRNMDSHVSSGCFKLIHEAAQQHSKDIYIEDIYVIPTWKLTQSNIIGNFPEDVDMKDFLVFPPWTIANGPEHFILCVRECYCY; this is encoded by the exons ATGTTGATTCTGTTAGAGAAGGTCAGTATGGACAGTGACACCCCACTGTTGTTAACTGACATGCCGATAGCTGTAAACCTGAAGAAGAAACAAGACAAAGATC TAAATACAGTATCCTCAAAGACATCCTCTGCTGCTCAACCTGGTCCACTGGACATTGATGTACCAACTG TTTCAGCAGAAACAGTACCTCCGATACCAGCCCTCAACATGCCCCCGACAACGGACCTGAGCGTGCCCCAGAAAACGGCCCTTGACTACTCAGTGACATTTAAGCCGTGGGAAAAAGAATGGAATCCTGTCCAGGACAAACTG CTCACTTACGTGCTGGACACAGGACGGCCTGGGGTGGAAATTATTGTGAAAGAAGGGCCCTTATGTATCACACGTGAAGAATTCTGGAGCCTGGGTTTGCTAAGAAACATGGATTCTCATGTGAGTAGTGG TTGCTTTAAATTGATTCATGAAGCAGCTCAGCAACAT AGCAAAGACATTTATATAGAGGACATTTACGTCATTCCTACATGGAAGCTTACACAAAGCAACATCATTGGCAACTTTCCA GAGGATGTCGACATGAAAGACTTCTTAGTCTTTCCGCCATGGACCATCGCAAACGGGCCAGAACACTTCATTCTCTGTGTAAGGGAATGCTACTGTTACTAG